A genomic region of Candidatus Woesearchaeota archaeon contains the following coding sequences:
- a CDS encoding class I SAM-dependent methyltransferase: MAKKKAEKKINSKYKSYIKDSYTKKLYKNVVEEYTGIARIYNDKWKTYLASTEKAILDQLKLKGKETILDAGCGTGSLIAGIRQKFKHRGNILGFDITPAMLDLAEYHLSKDRFNKTLSLELAHCENFSAKNASVDVVISSSVLHHLPHPDHALAEFRRVLKKNGRLLILDICTDYPTTFIFDRFARLFHKAHHKAYSAAEVEEMLKKHKFTVTAFKTWKATPTLGVFLFEAKKK; the protein is encoded by the coding sequence ATGGCAAAGAAAAAAGCAGAGAAAAAGATAAACTCCAAATACAAGAGCTACATCAAAGATTCTTATACTAAAAAATTATACAAAAATGTTGTTGAGGAATATACTGGCATCGCGAGGATTTATAATGACAAATGGAAAACATATCTTGCTTCTACTGAAAAAGCAATTCTTGATCAACTCAAATTGAAAGGCAAGGAAACAATTCTTGACGCAGGCTGCGGCACTGGAAGTCTTATTGCCGGAATCCGACAGAAGTTCAAGCATCGTGGGAATATTTTAGGATTTGACATTACGCCCGCTATGCTTGATCTTGCGGAATATCATCTTTCCAAAGATAGATTTAACAAAACACTTTCTCTTGAACTTGCGCACTGCGAAAATTTTAGCGCGAAGAACGCAAGCGTTGATGTGGTGATTTCTTCTTCAGTGTTACATCATTTACCCCATCCTGATCACGCGCTTGCGGAATTTCGCCGCGTGTTGAAGAAGAATGGAAGATTGTTGATACTTGACATTTGCACTGATTATCCGACGACATTTATCTTTGATAGATTTGCACGATTGTTTCATAAGGCACATCATAAAGCATACAGCGCAGCAGAAGTAGAAGAGATGCTCAAGAAGCATAAGTTTACTGTTACTGCGTTTAAGACGTGGAAAGCGACTCCAACACTCGGTGTGTTTTTGTTCGAAGCGAAGAAGAAGTAG
- a CDS encoding helix-turn-helix domain-containing protein, whose protein sequence is MQFLKRGNTIQQVAELRSIKENTVWEHAVKGIASNNISIYQILTKERVLETLFYIHNSVDTLKIIKDRIPNQTITYNEIACVLACYRVRNRKSRKKSVQPTSSSLRTKTHRVLESLSTS, encoded by the coding sequence GTGCAATTTCTTAAGAGAGGAAATACAATTCAACAAGTAGCAGAATTGCGTAGCATCAAAGAAAACACGGTTTGGGAACATGCAGTAAAAGGTATTGCTTCAAATAATATCTCGATTTATCAAATTCTAACAAAAGAACGTGTTTTGGAGACTCTCTTTTATATCCATAATAGTGTTGACACGCTGAAAATAATAAAAGACCGAATTCCGAATCAAACAATAACTTATAATGAGATCGCATGTGTTCTTGCATGTTATAGAGTAAGAAACAGAAAATCTAGAAAAAAGTCTGTCCAACCTACTTCTTCTTCGCTTCGAACAAAAACACACCGAGTGTTGGAGTCGCTTTCCACGTCTTAA